GGAGTTCGATGGTCGCCCCGCCTGGGTATGTGCGTGCGTATGACGCACGCACTGGTGAGCTTCGGTGGCGGTTCAGCCCGATTCCTCAGCCAGGCGACCCCGCGGTCGAGACGTGGGCCGATTCCTCATGGGCGTACTCCGGGAACGGGAACGTCTGGACGCTCATGAGTGCCGATGAAGATCTCGGTCTGGTTTACCTGCCGCTCAAGACGACGACCAACGATTGGTACGGCGGGCATCGACTGGGCGACAACCTCTATGGCGAGAGCTTGGCTGCGGTCGACATCGAGACCGGTGAGCTGCGTTGGCACTTTCAGATGGTTCACCACGGCCTCTGGGACTACGATCCGCCCGCGGCACCAAACCTCATCGATCTCACGATCGATGGTGAGCGCATACCCGCCGTGGCCCAGGTTACGAAACAGGCGTTCGTCTTCGCCTTCGACCGGAGAACGGGTGAGCCGTTGTGGCCGATTGAAGAGCGGGCGGTTCCTGCCTCTCCAGTGCCCGGAGAGGTCGCAGCAGCCACGCAGCCTTTTCCGACTCGGCCGGCCCCGTTCGACCTTCAGGGTCTGACAGTAGACGACCTGATCGACTTCACGCCTGAATTGCGCGCCGAAGCGGAGGAGATTCTACGCGATTTCGTTTACGGGCCGATGTTCACGACGCCCACAGTTCGGGACGACCGACCGGGTGGGACGTTGGGGACGATCCTGATGCCCGGTTGGGTTGGTGGGGCGAACTGGGGCGGGGCCGCGGTCGACTCTGAGACGGGGATGCTGTTCGTGCCTTCCGTGACGTCTCCGAACGTGACCGCGCTCGTCGAGCCGAACCCGGACAGTGCTGACTTTCGTTACATCCGGGGCCTCCCAAGAGAAGTTCCTATGCCTCAAGGGCTTCCGCTGCTCAAGCCGCCGTATGGGCGGATCACGGCGATCGACATGAATACAGGCGACCATGATTGGATGGTCGCGAATGGCCCAGGACCGTTGGATCACCCTGCCTTGGAGGGGCTTGATCTTCCATGGCTCGGGCAACGCGGACGACCCGCTCCCTTGCTGACGAAGTCTCTGCTCTTCTTGGGCGAGGGGTCAGAGGGAGCCTTGTCTATTTTGCCGATCGCCGGCGGAAAGGCGTTCCGGGCGTGGGACAAGGAGAGCGGTGAGGTAGTCTGGGAGATCGAATTGGACGCAGGTACTTCCGGAGCTCCAATGACGTATCTCGCGGACGGGCGTCAATACATCGTGGTCGCGATTGGAGATACGGAGACGCCTGGACGTTTGGTGGCGCTTGCGTTGAGGCAGTGATGTATTGCGGGCCGTTCGCCCGCCGTCACCGACTCAGAACAGCGTGACCTGGCGCGCGAATTTAATAATGAGGCCTCGGCTGATCGGTTCACCCCAGTTGCTCAGACGAGCAGCCCTTTGCGCTCCGTTGTACACCACGTAGAGCCCTGTTCCAGCCGTGCTGAGCCAGGCG
The genomic region above belongs to Longimicrobiales bacterium and contains:
- a CDS encoding pyrroloquinoline quinone-dependent dehydrogenase, which encodes MFSRSPQSLLPLLALLLFAACEAIPAPDTARSIAPGDWPHYARDLAASKYSPLEQIHSGNVDDLEIVWNWESADYDLPARFPGTSVNNNYQTTPIKIGERLYTSTNMGQAAALDPATGQEVWLYDPYAAGLRATPGGRANRGVAYWADGEDERVFLGSGQYLVALDASTGEPIPGFGSDGAVDLADDPDPRVLTYSWTSAPLVVRDLVIMGTTAMVPSRSSMVAPPGYVRAYDARTGELRWRFSPIPQPGDPAVETWADSSWAYSGNGNVWTLMSADEDLGLVYLPLKTTTNDWYGGHRLGDNLYGESLAAVDIETGELRWHFQMVHHGLWDYDPPAAPNLIDLTIDGERIPAVAQVTKQAFVFAFDRRTGEPLWPIEERAVPASPVPGEVAAATQPFPTRPAPFDLQGLTVDDLIDFTPELRAEAEEILRDFVYGPMFTTPTVRDDRPGGTLGTILMPGWVGGANWGGAAVDSETGMLFVPSVTSPNVTALVEPNPDSADFRYIRGLPREVPMPQGLPLLKPPYGRITAIDMNTGDHDWMVANGPGPLDHPALEGLDLPWLGQRGRPAPLLTKSLLFLGEGSEGALSILPIAGGKAFRAWDKESGEVVWEIELDAGTSGAPMTYLADGRQYIVVAIGDTETPGRLVALALRQ